A window of Pedobacter lusitanus contains these coding sequences:
- a CDS encoding dihydrofolate reductase family protein — MRKIVMFMHTSLDGFAAGPNGEMDWIIVSDEMFDFAGEQTNQADTALYGRVTYQMMENYWPTAADHPGASKHDIEHSAWYNKVSKVVLSETLRGQQINNTTIISDQVTERIKELKQQQGRNILVLGSPGAVHSLLKDNLIDDFWLFINPVILGQGIPVFTPVKESIKLKLIKSTMFPKEVVCLHYQKE, encoded by the coding sequence ATGAGAAAAATAGTGATGTTTATGCATACCTCACTCGATGGTTTTGCTGCAGGTCCGAATGGTGAAATGGACTGGATTATTGTTAGTGATGAAATGTTTGATTTTGCGGGTGAACAGACAAATCAGGCAGATACGGCTCTTTATGGAAGAGTTACGTACCAGATGATGGAGAACTACTGGCCAACAGCAGCAGATCATCCCGGAGCTTCCAAACATGATATTGAACATTCGGCATGGTACAATAAAGTCTCCAAAGTTGTTTTATCAGAAACTTTACGTGGACAGCAGATCAATAATACCACTATCATCAGTGATCAGGTTACTGAACGGATCAAAGAGCTGAAACAGCAGCAGGGAAGAAATATCTTAGTGCTGGGAAGCCCGGGTGCAGTACATTCCTTATTGAAGGATAATCTGATTGATGATTTCTGGTTATTTATTAATCCGGTAATCCTTGGGCAGGGTATCCCTGTGTTTACTCCGGTCAAAGAATCTATTAAGCTTAAACTGATCAAAAGTACCATGTTTCCTAAGGAAGTAGTCTGCCTGCACTATCAGAAAGAATAG
- a CDS encoding WD40/YVTN/BNR-like repeat-containing protein, giving the protein MRILLYLLLLTPFSVFSQTYELSTVNTGTNTSIRGMSVVSDSIAWVSGSNGFIGKSLNGGKEWTWTKPKGYETLDFRDIEAFDKNHAVIVNAGSPAYILRTEDGGKSWTETYKNLDSAIFLDGMSFWDEKHGIIFGDPIQNHLQLLITDDGGCNWTDVTKRLNHTIATGEAGFAASGTGIKTFSDGKVWIATGGTKSNIYASDNYGLSWKKYDCPIIHGKSTTGAFSVDFYNENQGIVVGGDYEKDKENTNNVLLTGDGGKSWIKPSRPVFGFRSGVIWYDEKTCFATGTSGTDVSRDGGMNWYHISEESFNVIQKAKKGNLVLLAGGKGLIYRLKVK; this is encoded by the coding sequence ATGCGAATACTCCTGTACCTTTTATTGCTGACGCCGTTTTCTGTATTTTCACAAACCTACGAACTAAGTACCGTTAATACTGGAACCAATACCAGTATCAGAGGAATGTCTGTTGTATCTGACAGTATTGCCTGGGTAAGTGGAAGTAACGGGTTTATTGGCAAAAGTTTAAATGGAGGCAAGGAGTGGACGTGGACAAAACCCAAAGGCTATGAAACACTTGATTTCAGGGATATTGAAGCCTTTGATAAAAACCATGCTGTAATTGTAAATGCAGGTTCTCCTGCTTATATATTGCGTACCGAAGACGGTGGAAAGAGCTGGACTGAAACTTATAAAAACCTGGATTCTGCAATATTCCTTGATGGAATGTCATTCTGGGATGAAAAACATGGGATCATCTTTGGTGATCCCATTCAAAACCATTTACAACTGCTGATCACTGATGACGGTGGCTGTAACTGGACAGATGTCACTAAAAGATTAAACCATACCATTGCAACCGGTGAAGCTGGTTTTGCTGCCAGTGGCACCGGAATTAAGACTTTCTCTGATGGGAAGGTATGGATCGCAACCGGCGGTACTAAATCAAATATTTATGCATCTGATAATTACGGCCTGAGCTGGAAAAAGTACGATTGTCCTATCATACATGGCAAAAGTACTACGGGTGCCTTCTCTGTTGATTTCTATAATGAAAACCAGGGCATCGTAGTTGGTGGTGATTATGAGAAGGATAAAGAGAATACAAATAATGTTTTGCTAACCGGAGACGGAGGTAAATCATGGATTAAACCATCCAGACCGGTTTTTGGTTTCCGTTCCGGAGTAATCTGGTATGATGAGAAAACCTGTTTTGCAACGGGTACCTCGGGTACAGATGTTTCCAGAGACGGAGGGATGAACTGGTATCACATTTCTGAAGAAAGCTTTAATGTAATTCAAAAAGCTAAAAAAGGTAACCTGGTACTGCTGGCAGGTGGCAAGGGACTCATCTACAGATTAAAGGTCAAATAA
- a CDS encoding cupin domain-containing protein: MSQIPKIPRRIVTGNKNGKSVITEDAIVNNVSEHFPGLIISDIWATNQMPVDLSKELKIENTAMPETPAHGSYFRYVSIPPDKDLGISPLEKGQVHPLMHKTDTLDYIIILSGEIYLILEEEETLLKAGDIVIQRGTNHAWSNRSATYCIQLAVLLDAK, translated from the coding sequence ATGTCACAAATACCAAAAATACCCCGCCGTATAGTCACAGGAAATAAAAATGGTAAATCAGTAATTACTGAAGATGCCATAGTAAACAATGTTTCTGAACATTTTCCCGGCCTGATCATCTCAGATATCTGGGCTACCAATCAGATGCCTGTAGATTTATCAAAGGAATTAAAGATAGAAAATACAGCTATGCCCGAAACTCCTGCTCATGGCTCTTATTTCCGTTACGTGAGTATCCCACCGGACAAAGACCTGGGTATAAGCCCACTGGAGAAAGGACAAGTGCATCCTTTAATGCACAAAACCGATACACTGGATTATATTATCATCCTGTCGGGAGAAATCTACCTGATCCTGGAAGAAGAAGAAACATTGCTGAAAGCAGGTGATATCGTAATCCAGCGGGGTACAAATCATGCCTGGAGTAATCGTTCAGCTACATATTGTATTCAGCTGGCTGTACTATTAGACGCCAAATAA
- a CDS encoding winged helix-turn-helix transcriptional regulator, protein MSTVKNKGNVREASCQEELTAMRDSIDILGGKWKLLIMRYLTNRTSESNHFKKIQRGINGISAKMLSKELKDLELNLMVTRTIQDTRPITVDYSITEYGKSIIPVTDILVQWGLNHREKIKEEV, encoded by the coding sequence ATGAGCACTGTAAAGAATAAAGGAAATGTACGTGAAGCGAGCTGTCAGGAAGAGCTTACAGCCATGCGTGATAGTATTGATATATTAGGTGGAAAGTGGAAGTTACTGATTATGCGTTATCTGACTAACCGGACTTCAGAAAGTAATCACTTCAAAAAGATTCAGCGTGGCATCAATGGGATTTCGGCAAAGATGTTATCCAAAGAATTAAAAGATCTTGAACTGAATCTGATGGTGACCAGAACTATTCAGGATACCAGACCAATTACTGTTGATTATTCAATTACTGAATATGGTAAAAGCATTATTCCGGTTACTGATATCCTGGTGCAATGGGGACTGAATCACCGGGAGAAAATTAAGGAAGAAGTATAG
- a CDS encoding amidohydrolase: MKKYCFAILVLIASSAMAQENDLRSSVSKKALSIEKKVIDWRRDFHEHPELGNNEVRTAGIVAKHLKSLGIAVQTGVAKTGVVGILKGGKPGPVVALRADMDALPVTERVAIPFASKVKTIYNGKETGVMHACGHDSHVAILMGVAEVLASVKKDISGTVKFIFQPAEEGVPEGEEGGAQLMVKEGVLENPKVDVIFGLHINSQTAAGDIAYRPGGTMAGSNSLKITVTGKQAHGGYPWSSVDPIVISAQIINNLQTIVSRNLNVTENPGVVTIGAINGGVRSNIIPEKVEMIGTIRTLSREDEAMFVNRVTTIATKTAEAGGGTAEVKIPYGNHYPVTFNDISLTQKMLPSLQRSAGTDHVKLRPAVTGAEDFSFYQEKIPGLFIFLGGMPKGQDPLKAPSHHTPDFFIDESGFTLGVNTMSNLVLDYMNLKN; encoded by the coding sequence ATGAAAAAATATTGCTTTGCTATTCTTGTGCTGATCGCTTCATCCGCAATGGCGCAGGAAAATGACTTAAGATCGTCAGTTTCAAAAAAGGCGCTCAGTATTGAAAAAAAGGTTATAGACTGGCGTCGTGATTTTCATGAGCACCCGGAGCTTGGAAATAATGAGGTGCGTACTGCTGGTATTGTTGCAAAGCATTTAAAAAGTCTGGGTATAGCGGTACAGACCGGTGTAGCCAAAACTGGTGTGGTTGGAATTCTAAAGGGTGGAAAGCCGGGACCAGTCGTGGCTTTGAGGGCAGATATGGATGCTCTTCCGGTTACGGAACGTGTAGCTATTCCTTTTGCTTCGAAGGTGAAAACCATATACAATGGAAAAGAAACAGGTGTAATGCATGCCTGTGGTCATGATTCTCATGTGGCCATTTTAATGGGAGTAGCCGAAGTTCTGGCTTCGGTAAAAAAAGATATTTCCGGAACAGTAAAGTTTATATTTCAGCCGGCTGAAGAAGGAGTCCCGGAAGGAGAAGAGGGGGGAGCACAGCTAATGGTTAAGGAAGGGGTATTAGAGAATCCGAAAGTAGACGTTATTTTTGGTTTACATATCAACTCCCAGACCGCAGCTGGTGATATTGCTTATCGTCCGGGAGGAACAATGGCTGGTAGTAACAGTTTGAAAATTACAGTAACAGGGAAGCAGGCACATGGAGGTTATCCATGGAGTAGTGTAGATCCTATCGTCATATCAGCGCAGATTATCAATAATCTGCAAACTATAGTAAGCAGAAACCTGAACGTCACTGAGAATCCGGGGGTTGTTACTATAGGTGCAATTAATGGCGGTGTCAGATCCAATATCATTCCTGAAAAAGTAGAAATGATAGGGACTATCCGTACTTTAAGCAGGGAAGATGAAGCAATGTTTGTCAACAGGGTAACAACTATAGCTACAAAAACTGCCGAGGCAGGGGGTGGAACAGCAGAAGTTAAAATCCCTTACGGTAATCATTATCCGGTGACTTTTAATGATATATCCTTAACGCAAAAGATGCTGCCAAGTTTGCAGCGCAGTGCTGGTACAGATCATGTGAAATTAAGACCAGCAGTAACAGGTGCAGAAGATTTCTCCTTTTACCAGGAAAAGATACCGGGTTTGTTTATCTTCCTGGGCGGTATGCCTAAAGGTCAGGACCCGCTGAAAGCTCCTTCGCACCATACGCCTGATTTCTTTATTGATGAAAGTGGTTTTACACTGGGCGTAAATACCATGAGTAACCTGGTTCTGGATTATATGAATTTAAAAAACTGA
- the pncB gene encoding nicotinate phosphoribosyltransferase: MSIQPAPSIVSILDNDFYKFTMQQGVIRLFPYAKVRYKFINRGKHSFPPGFGDALRKAVNEMPLLRLTREEKKFLQLNCPYLDPLYLDFLEGYRYQPDEVHIEQQGDQLEVHIEGLWYRAILWEVPIMSLICELFYEMTHAVRISNEEVIERTKKKIENYRDLGVTIAEFGTRRRYSYAIHRLVLQTLQQYGEGSFIGTSNVHMAMVHQTKPIGTHAHEWFMFHAARYGFKMANSLGLEHWVQVFRGDLGIALSDTYTTDVFFRQFDKMFSKLFDGVRHDSGDPLLFADKVIAHYQRMGINPQTKTIIFSDALNYEKVKRIAGHCRNRIGISFGIGTNLTNDAGPAPMNIVIKMTQTQPQNEEWTDVIKLSDEHGKYTGTEKMINLAKEILGID, translated from the coding sequence ATGTCTATACAGCCTGCTCCTTCGATTGTTTCCATCCTTGACAATGACTTTTATAAGTTTACGATGCAGCAGGGTGTGATCCGTTTATTTCCCTATGCTAAAGTCCGCTATAAGTTTATAAACCGTGGAAAACACTCTTTCCCGCCGGGATTCGGTGATGCATTACGTAAAGCTGTCAATGAGATGCCTTTATTGCGGTTAACCCGCGAAGAGAAAAAATTCCTCCAGCTAAACTGTCCTTACCTGGACCCATTGTATCTCGACTTTCTTGAAGGTTATCGTTATCAGCCTGATGAAGTGCACATAGAACAACAGGGTGATCAGCTGGAAGTACACATTGAGGGACTATGGTACCGGGCAATTTTATGGGAAGTGCCAATCATGTCATTGATCTGCGAGTTATTTTATGAAATGACACATGCTGTCAGGATCAGTAATGAGGAAGTAATTGAGCGGACAAAAAAGAAGATTGAGAACTATCGGGATCTTGGGGTCACGATTGCTGAATTCGGCACACGCCGGAGATATTCCTATGCTATTCATCGTTTAGTTCTGCAGACCTTGCAACAATACGGAGAAGGATCATTTATCGGGACCAGCAACGTGCATATGGCCATGGTACATCAAACCAAACCCATAGGTACACATGCGCACGAATGGTTCATGTTCCATGCAGCCAGATATGGCTTTAAAATGGCTAACTCTTTAGGATTGGAACATTGGGTACAGGTATTCAGAGGAGATCTTGGAATCGCTTTATCTGATACTTATACAACAGATGTGTTTTTCAGACAATTTGATAAGATGTTCTCCAAGCTATTTGATGGAGTAAGACATGACAGCGGAGATCCTCTTTTGTTTGCCGATAAAGTAATTGCACATTATCAGCGTATGGGCATAAATCCTCAGACTAAAACTATTATTTTCTCTGATGCATTGAATTATGAAAAAGTAAAGCGCATAGCTGGTCATTGCCGTAACAGAATTGGTATCTCGTTCGGCATAGGGACCAACCTGACCAATGATGCAGGTCCTGCTCCAATGAATATTGTGATTAAGATGACGCAGACACAGCCTCAGAATGAGGAATGGACAGATGTAATCAAACTATCTGATGAACATGGAAAATATACGGGTACGGAAAAAATGATTAATCTGGCCAAAGAAATTCTGGGAATAGATTAG
- a CDS encoding NAD(P)-dependent oxidoreductase: MQFEKIIILDNCGLIPEITDQIAGLSKHKIIVYNDYPKDDYETLLRIGDADCVLVSWQTKITAEIIARTTRLKFVGMCCSLYDEASANVDIMAARKKGIQVKGVKDYGDEGAVEFIFAQLIFLLKGLLKARWKAEPVELKNKSIGIIGLGTLGLMVAQTAQHFGMQVFYYSRSRKPEQEKNGITYLPLDELIQSCDIITTHLPKNTILLTAREFKLKKPNSILVNTSLGVPFEKDAFLDWIADEQNFAIFDADGVGDFMQEFTGRDNIILSDQFGGFTFEAKQRLSEKVLANLADYLKNHKEV, encoded by the coding sequence ATGCAATTTGAAAAAATAATTATACTGGACAACTGTGGTCTTATCCCCGAAATTACGGATCAGATTGCCGGCCTTTCCAAACATAAGATCATTGTATATAACGATTATCCAAAAGATGATTATGAAACACTTTTGCGTATAGGGGATGCAGATTGTGTTCTGGTAAGCTGGCAGACAAAAATCACTGCCGAAATCATCGCCAGAACTACAAGGCTGAAATTTGTGGGTATGTGCTGCAGTTTATATGATGAAGCCTCTGCAAATGTTGACATTATGGCTGCCCGTAAAAAAGGTATCCAGGTAAAAGGAGTCAAGGATTATGGAGATGAAGGTGCTGTAGAATTTATCTTTGCACAACTGATTTTCCTGTTGAAAGGTCTGCTTAAGGCAAGATGGAAAGCTGAGCCGGTAGAATTAAAGAATAAAAGTATCGGTATTATCGGGCTTGGAACCTTAGGATTGATGGTTGCACAAACTGCGCAGCATTTTGGAATGCAGGTATTTTACTATAGCAGAAGCAGGAAACCTGAGCAGGAGAAAAATGGGATTACCTATTTACCTCTTGATGAATTAATCCAGTCCTGTGATATTATTACCACTCATTTACCAAAAAATACCATCCTGCTTACCGCAAGAGAATTTAAGCTTAAAAAACCGAATTCGATCCTTGTCAATACCTCTCTGGGCGTACCTTTTGAAAAAGACGCATTTTTAGACTGGATTGCTGATGAACAAAACTTCGCCATCTTTGACGCAGACGGAGTCGGAGATTTTATGCAGGAGTTTACCGGACGTGATAATATCATTTTATCAGACCAGTTTGGAGGTTTTACCTTTGAGGCAAAACAACGGCTCTCAGAAAAAGTCCTTGCAAATTTAGCCGATTACCTGAAGAATCATAAAGAAGTATAA
- a CDS encoding quinone oxidoreductase family protein, with protein sequence MKAIVLKDFGSTDNFTADENFAIPEPGDQEVLIRIKATAFNPIDYQMRQGKTERKRMHSPILGREFSGLVVKTGKSAHQFKPGDAVFAASGSMGSNGTYTEYISVPELILAAKPQNITFEEAAAIPSASLTALQCYNRLGIKTEDSVFISGAAGGVGMALIKILVAKGYQRIIATAGNAESKNQLLKAGLKKEQIIDYKTENLAEVILAHNNGQLFHYCIDLVGDKMSLISAQVIATNGTYADVTALTTADAREGLFHKGAVIVNISNYAYSLEKNYRYYGERLNEFMKLMTDFSLSPPSILNVGSLNVQTVSKAHQLLEDNLTQGKKLVMQID encoded by the coding sequence ATGAAAGCAATCGTATTAAAAGATTTTGGCAGCACAGATAACTTCACTGCAGATGAAAATTTCGCTATACCTGAACCCGGAGATCAGGAAGTACTTATCAGAATTAAAGCAACGGCGTTTAATCCTATAGATTATCAGATGAGACAAGGTAAAACCGAAAGAAAACGCATGCACTCTCCTATACTGGGCCGCGAATTCTCAGGCCTGGTGGTTAAAACCGGTAAATCAGCTCATCAGTTCAAACCAGGTGATGCCGTCTTTGCCGCGTCGGGCAGTATGGGGTCAAACGGAACCTATACAGAATATATCAGTGTTCCTGAACTGATACTGGCTGCCAAACCTCAGAACATAACCTTTGAAGAAGCCGCAGCTATTCCCAGTGCTTCACTTACGGCACTGCAATGTTATAACCGTTTAGGCATTAAAACAGAGGATTCAGTTTTTATCAGTGGTGCAGCAGGCGGTGTCGGGATGGCGCTGATTAAAATACTTGTAGCTAAAGGTTATCAAAGAATAATTGCTACGGCCGGGAATGCAGAAAGCAAAAATCAGCTGCTCAAAGCAGGACTCAAAAAAGAACAGATTATAGACTATAAAACAGAAAATCTTGCTGAAGTTATTCTGGCACACAATAATGGTCAGTTATTTCATTATTGTATAGATCTGGTAGGTGATAAAATGTCTCTGATCAGTGCTCAGGTAATTGCCACAAATGGCACTTATGCTGATGTTACTGCACTGACTACAGCAGATGCAAGAGAAGGTCTTTTTCATAAAGGAGCTGTAATCGTGAATATTTCCAATTATGCCTATTCCTTAGAAAAGAACTACCGTTATTATGGCGAAAGACTAAATGAGTTTATGAAATTAATGACAGATTTCTCTTTATCCCCGCCATCCATATTAAACGTAGGTTCCCTGAATGTTCAAACTGTCAGCAAAGCACACCAGCTCCTGGAAGACAACCTCACACAGGGTAAGAAATTAGTTATGCAAATAGATTAA
- a CDS encoding DUF2147 domain-containing protein yields MRYISLLLLFTAISFTGFAQNKDAIVGQWVNATGEAHVEIFKKDSKYFGKIVWLKNPKDEKGNAKTDVKNPDANLKSRPILGLEMLKDFVFEDGKWTDGKIYDPKSGKTYSCNMNLKDNGDLNMRGYIGISIIGRSEVWKKVK; encoded by the coding sequence ATGAGATACATTTCACTGTTATTACTTTTCACAGCAATTTCCTTCACAGGTTTTGCACAGAACAAAGATGCTATTGTTGGTCAATGGGTTAACGCAACAGGAGAGGCGCACGTAGAGATTTTTAAGAAAGACTCTAAATATTTTGGTAAAATTGTATGGCTTAAGAATCCTAAGGATGAAAAAGGTAATGCAAAAACTGATGTAAAGAATCCTGATGCAAATTTAAAGTCAAGACCTATCCTGGGATTGGAAATGCTTAAAGATTTCGTTTTTGAAGATGGAAAATGGACTGATGGTAAAATCTATGATCCTAAATCAGGTAAAACCTATAGCTGTAATATGAATCTTAAAGACAACGGTGACTTGAATATGCGTGGTTATATCGGTATCTCAATTATTGGAAGATCTGAAGTCTGGAAAAAAGTTAAATAA
- a CDS encoding oxidoreductase gives MKDSEKILKVWFITGSSRGLGRSLTESVLAGGDKVVATARDISQLKELLVRYPDQLYPVQLDVTDQEQIDQAVNIAVQQFGRIDVLVNNAGFGITGATEAFTDEQVRSQLETNLYAPIAITRAVLPHMRKQRSGRILQISSVGGRVGSIGLSIYQSAKFGLGGFSEALAKEVASLGIFVTSVEPGGFRTDWAGDSMTYAKQVEGYETVDQRIEMFKGGTFVPMGDPDKAAKVMVELVENPEPPVHLILGSEAVGIVRHAEAVKAEELEKWLPVSVSTDHTNAVNFLETEAGKAMLAKR, from the coding sequence ATGAAAGATTCAGAAAAAATATTAAAAGTGTGGTTTATTACAGGAAGTTCCCGCGGACTGGGCAGAAGCCTGACTGAAAGTGTACTGGCTGGTGGCGATAAAGTAGTGGCAACAGCAAGGGATATCAGTCAGTTGAAAGAACTTTTAGTCCGGTATCCGGATCAGCTTTATCCGGTACAGCTGGATGTAACTGATCAGGAGCAGATCGACCAGGCAGTTAACATTGCTGTTCAACAATTTGGCCGTATCGATGTGCTGGTAAACAATGCCGGTTTTGGCATTACCGGAGCAACAGAAGCCTTTACAGATGAGCAGGTACGCAGCCAGCTGGAGACCAATTTATATGCCCCGATAGCAATTACCCGCGCAGTATTACCTCATATGCGTAAACAGCGTTCGGGACGTATTTTACAAATCAGTTCAGTTGGTGGAAGAGTGGGCAGCATCGGACTCTCCATCTATCAGTCGGCTAAATTTGGTTTAGGAGGTTTTAGTGAGGCATTGGCTAAAGAAGTGGCTTCTTTAGGAATATTTGTAACCAGCGTTGAACCAGGTGGTTTCCGTACCGATTGGGCTGGTGATTCTATGACTTATGCTAAACAGGTTGAAGGATACGAAACTGTTGATCAGAGAATTGAAATGTTTAAAGGGGGCACTTTCGTCCCAATGGGTGATCCTGACAAAGCAGCGAAAGTTATGGTTGAACTGGTAGAAAATCCAGAGCCTCCGGTACACCTGATTCTGGGTAGTGAAGCTGTGGGTATTGTCAGACATGCAGAGGCTGTAAAAGCAGAAGAGCTTGAAAAATGGCTGCCGGTATCTGTTTCTACGGATCATACAAATGCCGTAAATTTTCTGGAAACAGAGGCAGGAAAAGCAATGCTGGCTAAAAGATAA
- a CDS encoding helix-turn-helix domain-containing protein yields the protein MTNILYSCYTNVSREGEQFIPEHVFSYQISGKLQMYDGNKLHVFEEGDFRFLKRNHLVKFTKIPPENGEFKALSVRLDQQTLRDFSREHGYNEVKHQHVEPILSLKHDPLYKSFMDSLTPYQLKPLENQKLMTLKLTEAILILLQTNPELAGALFDFAEPGKIDLEAFMNKNFRFNVEMKRFAYLTGRSLATFKRDFGKLYQMSPGKWLQNKRLQEAYHLLKEKGKTVSDVYLEVGFEDLSHFSFVFKKKYGLAPSKI from the coding sequence ATGACAAACATACTTTATTCCTGTTATACCAATGTCAGCAGGGAAGGGGAACAGTTTATTCCTGAACATGTCTTTAGCTATCAGATTTCCGGAAAACTCCAGATGTATGACGGTAATAAACTGCATGTTTTTGAAGAGGGAGACTTTCGATTCCTTAAAAGGAATCATTTGGTTAAATTCACTAAAATTCCGCCGGAAAATGGAGAATTTAAAGCGTTGTCTGTCCGTCTTGATCAGCAAACACTTCGCGATTTTAGTAGAGAACATGGTTATAATGAAGTAAAACATCAGCATGTTGAACCTATTCTGTCATTAAAGCACGATCCTCTCTATAAAAGCTTTATGGATTCTCTGACTCCTTACCAGCTAAAGCCCCTGGAAAATCAAAAGCTCATGACTTTGAAACTGACAGAGGCAATTTTAATTCTGCTCCAGACTAATCCGGAGCTGGCAGGTGCATTATTTGATTTTGCGGAACCTGGAAAAATTGATCTCGAAGCTTTTATGAATAAGAATTTCCGCTTTAATGTAGAAATGAAAAGGTTTGCTTATCTGACGGGAAGAAGTCTGGCTACTTTTAAAAGAGATTTCGGGAAGCTTTATCAGATGTCACCTGGAAAGTGGCTGCAGAACAAAAGATTACAGGAAGCTTATCATCTGCTAAAGGAAAAAGGAAAAACAGTTTCTGATGTTTATCTGGAAGTTGGTTTTGAAGACTTATCTCATTTCTCTTTTGTTTTTAAGAAAAAATACGGGCTTGCACCATCAAAAATATAA